Proteins encoded within one genomic window of Gemmatimonadota bacterium:
- a CDS encoding type II toxin-antitoxin system VapC family toxin, with product MVLDTSVVTCMLLGEPEAARMEAAVETDPVRLISAATVVEASTVLETPLGEAGVWAFDHWLNVMAAVTVDVTAEHAELARRAYRRFGKGRDVAGLNYGDCFAYAASVASGEPLLFKGGDFTRTDVAGVAY from the coding sequence ATGGTGCTGGACACGTCCGTCGTCACCTGCATGCTGCTGGGGGAGCCGGAGGCGGCCCGCATGGAAGCGGCCGTCGAAACCGACCCCGTCCGCCTGATCTCGGCGGCGACGGTGGTGGAAGCTTCCACCGTCCTCGAGACCCCATTGGGGGAAGCGGGCGTGTGGGCGTTCGATCACTGGCTGAACGTGATGGCGGCCGTGACCGTGGACGTGACCGCCGAGCATGCCGAACTGGCCCGACGTGCGTATCGGCGCTTCGGCAAAGGTCGAGACGTGGCCGGGCTGAACTACGGCGACTGCTTCGCCTACGCCGCGAGCGTGGCCAGCGGCGAACCGCTGCTCTTCAAGGGTGGGGATTTCACCCGCACGGACGTGGCGGGAGTGGCCTACTGA
- a CDS encoding aldo/keto reductase produces MGFDRRQWLRTTSAAAAALYLDPFRLDAAQGSRTFALQAAAQRTRAIPSSGEELPVVGLGSARTFSVRPGSPEVDALREVLRLFHAQGGRVFDTAPTYGGAEDVSGMLARELGIHRELFLATKISTGGGRQSAAAQERGSREVWDREVIDLNQVHNLRNVEEHLPYLREAKEAGRVRYIGVTTSRIPQHDATEAVLRREPMDFVQLNYSLGERQAAERLLPLAQDRGLAVIVNEPFNAGNVFRAVRGRSVPEWAAEFDCASWGQFFLKYVLAHPAITVVIPATSDPEHLTDNMGAGLGALPDEAQRRRMEAFFDGL; encoded by the coding sequence ATGGGCTTCGACCGCCGACAGTGGCTGCGTACGACCAGCGCCGCGGCCGCCGCGCTCTACCTGGATCCCTTCCGTCTGGACGCGGCGCAGGGGTCCCGGACGTTCGCACTCCAGGCCGCCGCACAGCGCACCCGCGCCATCCCCTCCAGCGGGGAGGAGCTGCCGGTGGTGGGCCTCGGCAGCGCGCGGACGTTCAGCGTGCGTCCGGGAAGCCCGGAGGTGGATGCGTTGCGCGAGGTGCTGCGGCTCTTCCATGCGCAGGGCGGACGGGTCTTCGACACGGCGCCGACCTACGGGGGAGCGGAGGACGTGTCCGGGATGCTCGCGCGCGAGCTCGGCATCCACCGCGAGCTGTTCCTGGCGACAAAGATCTCGACCGGCGGGGGTCGACAGTCGGCCGCCGCACAGGAGCGTGGCTCACGGGAGGTGTGGGACCGCGAGGTCATCGATCTGAACCAGGTGCACAACCTCCGCAACGTGGAGGAGCACCTGCCCTACCTGCGCGAGGCCAAGGAGGCGGGACGGGTGCGCTACATCGGGGTCACCACGTCCCGGATCCCGCAGCACGACGCCACCGAAGCGGTGCTCCGCCGGGAGCCGATGGACTTCGTGCAGCTCAACTACTCGCTGGGCGAGCGACAGGCGGCCGAGCGGCTGCTGCCGTTGGCCCAGGACCGCGGCCTGGCGGTGATCGTGAACGAGCCCTTCAACGCCGGCAACGTGTTCCGCGCCGTGCGCGGCCGCTCCGTGCCGGAATGGGCCGCCGAGTTCGACTGCGCGAGCTGGGGCCAGTTCTTCCTCAAGTACGTCCTGGCCCATCCCGCGATCACCGTGGTCATCCCCGCCACGTCCGACCCTGAACACCTGACGGACAACATGGGCGCCGGATTGGGCGCGCTGCCCGATGAGGCACAGCGCCGACGGATGGAGGCGTTCTTCGACGGGTTGTAG
- a CDS encoding type II toxin-antitoxin system VapB family antitoxin, whose protein sequence is MAISIKDPETDRLARELAHRTGESLTEAIRRALEERLRRVSRYAQPALRDELRMVRERVAELPVRDTRSADEILRYDTSGLPD, encoded by the coding sequence ATGGCCATCAGCATCAAGGACCCGGAAACCGACCGCCTCGCGCGCGAGCTTGCCCATCGCACGGGCGAGTCGCTCACGGAAGCGATCCGGCGCGCCCTGGAGGAGCGGCTGCGGCGGGTGAGCCGCTACGCCCAGCCTGCGTTGCGGGACGAGTTGCGCATGGTCCGGGAGCGGGTGGCCGAGCTTCCCGTGCGGGACACGCGCTCGGCGGACGAGATCCTTCGCTATGACACCAGCGGCCTCCCGGACTGA
- a CDS encoding type II toxin-antitoxin system VapC family toxin, which yields MILVDANLLVYAKVAGMAEHEPARTWLDERLNGPLAVGLPWSSLLAFARLVSNPRVFSRPLSTAQAWEQVEAWRRSPVVYTPDPTERHAGILAELIPHTAGRANLVPDAHLAALAIEYGLTLCSTDGDFARFPGLSWINPLHAA from the coding sequence GTGATCCTCGTCGACGCGAACCTGCTCGTCTACGCCAAGGTGGCCGGGATGGCCGAGCACGAGCCCGCCCGCACCTGGTTGGACGAACGGCTGAACGGCCCCCTGGCCGTGGGCCTTCCCTGGAGTTCGCTGCTGGCGTTCGCGCGCCTGGTCTCGAACCCGCGCGTCTTCAGCCGGCCGCTCTCCACCGCTCAGGCATGGGAGCAGGTGGAGGCGTGGCGCCGCAGCCCCGTGGTCTACACGCCCGATCCGACCGAGCGCCATGCCGGCATCCTGGCGGAGCTCATCCCGCACACGGCCGGGCGCGCCAATCTGGTCCCGGACGCCCATCTCGCGGCGCTGGCCATCGAGTACGGGCTGACGCTCTGCAGCACCGACGGGGACTTCGCGCGGTTTCCGGGGCTTTCCTGGATCAACCCGCTGCACGCGGCGTAG
- a CDS encoding antitoxin translates to MRTTLTLDPDVVQALERVQQEDGSSFKQAVNTLIRMGVAARARAPERNAPVSTDPVDLGPCLIGSLDDIAEALALAEGERFRS, encoded by the coding sequence ATGAGGACCACCCTGACGCTGGACCCCGACGTCGTGCAGGCCCTCGAACGGGTCCAGCAGGAGGACGGCAGCTCCTTCAAGCAGGCGGTCAACACGCTGATCCGGATGGGCGTGGCGGCCCGAGCCCGTGCTCCCGAGCGGAACGCACCGGTTTCCACCGACCCGGTGGACCTGGGACCGTGTCTCATCGGGTCCCTCGACGACATCGCCGAGGCGTTGGCGCTGGCGGAGGGGGAGCGCTTCCGGTCGTGA